The Corvus moneduloides isolate bCorMon1 chromosome 1, bCorMon1.pri, whole genome shotgun sequence nucleotide sequence TATTAAACCaataaagctgttaaaaataatgCCTGTGCATTTGTTTAAATACTCCTATGACAGCAGTGTGGTTTTGAAAGTTTGATATCCCTTTAATTTTATTATCCCTACTTCCCAGAGCAAGTTTAATTCATTTTGTAAGTAGAATAGTCATGAAAATGGCCACTGGAGCAATACCGAGCTCTTTTCACCTCTCTCCAGCTATGATAGGACGCAGCCCTGTCTGGAACACCCCAGTTGCAGGTGGGTATTCCTTGACAGCAGAGGTATTTGGTGCTGTGTGGGGCTTAGATCAGaggagctgccacagctgcacaTGTGGAGCTCATTGAGAGCAATGTTCACAAGCCAGGAGGTCTCTGGGCTGAGGATGCAATGCCAAGTCCAGAAGCCAACTTTATTCAGCTTATTGCTCTTAATTTTCAAGACAGATTGCTGACCCTTGGCCTTGATCAAAAGTGTTGGATATACAGCCTCCAAAACTTTGTGATTTGTATCAGAGATTAATTTTGTTGTGAGACTCCCTTCATATGAAGTTCTGCATGATGTAGGACTCCAGACAAAAATCATGGTGTAactgaaatgtttcagaaatCAAACCTTTTGCATGATTGTGTACTGTTAGAGGGTTTGAGTCATgttcttttaaacatttctatGTTCTCCTACCTCAAGTGTAGTTTTTGAATGCTTTGAGCAAAGTGTTCTTCTAAAGACGAGCAAGTATTTCAGCAAGCTTCATTTATGTAAATTtgcatgcttttctttttaacacaaTTCACTTTTTTGTTGTGATTTGGTTGGAACTTTCTTGTTGCATGAATTAAGGGGTAATTAATTAGATTAGTATTTTTATCCTGATGGTCCTCTGAAATGCATTTGGAGGAATAAGGCAAGGTGTGGTCTTTTCCAGTGCTGGAGTAAATCTGAGCAGCATGTGCTCACCTTCAGAGGGCAGCACAGGTTGGCAGAGGGTTCAGAGGTGGTGTTTCATTCCTCAGCCTCTGATGGAGGCAAAAAGATCATGGCCCTCAGGTCAGATCCATCAGACAGCGCTGTCTAAGGGGCTACCAAAATATTGTAACAACaagtaaatatttcaaagcCATTGTGCCTCATGGCTGTTCTCCAAGCAAAGTGTTATTTACCTTTTCGCTTCCTCCTTGTGGTAATTAGCAGCACTGGAGAGTGGCTGCTTCCTGCtgtctccctgctgctgatgtgCATCTCTTTTATATTCCCTTAAAGAGGGTCATCTCCTCTGAAGAACTCCATGCTCCATTAAAAATCCATCAGGACCAGATGCACTCACAGATGGACATTTCACCCCGCACCATCTCCCATCCCTCCAAAACAGACCTAAGGCAAAAACATCCATTTCCTCTCAGGAAGATGTATACAGTCTCCACATAGGATTGGCAATGCTGCTTTCAACAAGCAGAAGCCAATCTCTTAGTGAAACTGCTTCAAAAGCACAAGttgaaagaatgaaattaaaaatcacaaagcacgtttctttgttttctggcttttgaCTACCTGGGGTTTACCCTGAGAAGTTCACTGAAGGGCAAAAATGGTTATGAGTTGCATGCTGATATAGTGGTGTATTTATTTACCTTCGGAGTGTAGAGCTGTAAGGTAATACCAGATATTGCAGTGTCACTGGAAAATTTGGGATGAGATTTGTATCCCATCAGGTCACAGTTGCTTCTGCTGTAAGAAACACCATCAAAATCCACTATGCCtcaatctctttttctcttacaTAAGTTGGCCCACTAAGAAACAGTGTAGATGATGAGAAAGGCCATGCCATAAACATTCCATGTTGGAGTATTCAATACTTTGAGAAGCAAATTGTACTGTATGTTGCTTCTCCCAGTAGTAACATGCCCATGTCAAAGATACGGATAGCCACAACAGAAATATCAGTTAAATAATGCCCCAAATGAGTTCCACTGCAGGGGTCTTTTAGAAAATTACCTAATGAATATTGTTTCCATCATTTAGCTTGTTTGACTCTCACAGATAAAAATTTGGATGATAGAGCTGGCAAGGAGTTGTCTGGGCTTTTATACTAAATATTTATGTGAAATCATtacttgtattttgtttttcttgtcttgttTTCCATGCACAAAGAGTTTAAACCTTCAGTTTAACCTCTggactgcatttttttcccttttctgtgaGCATTTTCTCTCATGTTGAGAGAAAAGCCCTTAGCCAAAATGATTGCCTAGCATTTTCCATTAAATgacttaaaaatgaaagtgtttgTGCAAGCTGATTGTTTGAATTCCTGTCTATCCTGAAGATACATTTTCTGGCTGCTGTGGCAAGTTCATTATCTGAATTGCCAGCAGCCACTCTGCATGTTCGGCATGTTTCCAGACAGGCTGTGCTCTCCAGGATTTTGGCTgtggtttttgtcttttattgtTACTAGGTAGTCTGGGATTGCATAGGCCTCTTAATGAATATGGCTAACAACATGCATTTAGATGGTCCATGAGATAATATGACAGAGCTAGTGGTTCactatggttaaaaaaaaacaaacccaccaaacagaaacaaaacaaacctgaaacaaccaaaataaaatcaaccaaccaaacaaataaatgaaaaaatccaaaccaaaagcACAGTTCTGATTCCAATTGTACCTTTTTATCTCAATACGTGCAAGGCAACTGGACTGGTCTTATTTCTGTAATAAACCATAATGAACCATATGAAATCAAGACAAACATCCATCTCCAAGACTTGATCAGGTTTATATACTTTACCAGGATTTTGGTCATATGTAGACACATACCAACATTTAACAGCAAAAGTATAACTAACATGGTCTGAGTTAACTCATCTAGGTTTATCTCTAGTATAAGGTGACGTGAAACCCAGAGATAACTATCCTCCTTATCCCCTCTATGGTATGTACTTGTTAGGATGAGCAATTTCAACTGCATGAATCAGACGAAAAGCAGACAGTTGGtggtgggtggtggtggtggtttttctgtttaaattacCAAAACCAAAGGGCTCTCCTGAGAAGTGTGTTGGCAGCAGTACAAAGTTTAGATTACTCATCACAGCACAGTGAGCAAATATCTCTGAGTTTTGTCTTGTTGTAAAGCCTGGTCTGCTTAGGAGAGGCCAAAACTGAGAAGGAAATCCAGCTACTGCTATCCCCTGTTCCTCTGGAAGAAACTTGCATGCTGTCTACTTAAACCAGCAGCCTGTTGCAAATTGGTTTTGAACAGAGTACTCAAGTACTCAAAGTGCTCAAGAAGTTAGCATTTCCCTCCTAGGAAGTTTAACTGCAGTCAGGCTGACTTTTTAATGTTGCATTCCTCAGGGTTAACATAAACCAAAAATTTTGtaagcagtattttttaatgtggtgGGCGTGGACTTATGACTGCTACCTAGCTAAGACTAAGGGTAAGCTCCTGATTTTGTGTTGAGACTTGTGATGTGACATACTCTCATCTTGTGTATCTTTAACacattaaaattacattttctacCTTTTTCCTCAGTTAGAGCATCTTGTACTCAAAATTACCCTGCTTTGAACTCAGCGAGGCCTGTGTTCATTCAGTAGTTCTACAAACAAAATCCTTCTCACAAGGTCATTGAAGCAGCATATTATTATTTAGAAATGTGAATACAGATGGCGTGCCAGTTTTCTCTGCTGGAGTCAGCCCTCATCAGTCATTTGTTCTGACaagagcacaggaaaaaaacaaggagtACTAAGGAAAAACACAACCATGTTATTGTGGACATAAAATATGGCAGGGGAATATTGGCCAGTAAgcttgctgggtttttttaaattgttggATGTGAAGCTGATTTTATTGAGATTTTTATTGCCGAGACTTTATTTTGTGCACCCTGTCTGTAGAAAACCAAACTTGTCTCAATGTAATGGTTCAGATACCAACACAATAAATACAGAGAGACATCAGTCTCCTCATAAAGCTACGCTGATTTGTACAATTATGCAAGGTTTTATCTTTCTTCTGATTTCCTGGTAATTACTGCTCTAATGGCCTTCAGTCATGTATCCTGCATGCATTGACTGAGTTTGTGCCAATAAAGATAAGGATGTAATTAAAATGGAGTTTTTGAGCCTTGCTTTGGCAAACCCCgtctgtggcagcagcaccttTTTTTGCTAAAATGCTGAAGACAAGGCCCAGAAACCCAGAACTAACCCAACATCAAAGTGTTCCAAATTTTTACATGGGTTTTTTGCTAGTACTTTTTGTTTGCAAGGTACTGGGTTTTCAGTGTCGTGTTTTTGAAGGGGTGCATTCACATCTGCAGGCTGCAATACGCTCTCTCTCCTTTGCAAGCCTACCAGAGCCTTTGCAACTGGGCATTGCAGACCAAATGCTTGTGCCATTTCGTAAATCTGTGACTGCCCCTGTTCCCTGTGGGGGCGAGCAGCTCGGCTCACACTTCCAGGGGAAGCTGCTGGTTCATGCAATCATCTCTTCTGTTGAGCAATTtggttttcagtattttcaccTACTCTGAACAACTTCAGCCAGCTGGTCGCACCTGCTGCACCAGTGGTTTTCTTTGGATCTGCTCTTCAGACTGTTATTTTGGTACTCTGAAATACTAAACTGCATGCAAAAAATCGCCTTTTGGAACAAAAGTTTAAGTAGAAgacttttatttcttgcttaAAGACAagattaaaatacagtttgcaATTATATAAATTATTGTGTCCCACTCTGAGCTGAGGTTGTACACGTAAATGTTACAGTACCCAAGATAACAAGCAAATAACctccaaaaataaacacagaacaCAACAGTATGTAATTACACTGGCTCCCAGGAATAAGGCTGTGGTACAGTACCAGAGATTTGAGCATAAAGAGGCAGTAGAAGTCAGCTCAGTAAATGTAGAATCCTTGTAAATAAAGAAGCACATAAGATAGTTCTTGCAGATCACGCCCAGTCATCCTCTGGGAAGCTAAAATATCTTTTGGGAATGATATAGCTTCTGGTCAGAATCTAATGTCATATTGACAGTTTCTGAACTTTTGAAAAGGCACACAAAACCTCTAATCCCTGAAAAATGTTCATGTTTTCAGTAACTAGAATGGCACCagtctaaattttaaaaatcctctttaAACATCTCACCTAAAGttcttacttattttttcccttttcattcaAAAGCTGTGTTGCAAGTTTTCTGGCTACTAACTTCAAGGGGTTACTTTTGTTTAAATAGCTTAATCCTTTCTCTATTAATAGATGTCTCTAAACAAATGTTATCTGACCTTCTATTTCACGACAGAACTGGGTAAACTCAGCTGTTCAAGACATGCCTTTTGGTGCCTAGAATGattttattacagtatttttgtaAAGCAAGATTTTAGGAGAGGAATAGTTTTGTAAGAACAACCTAGTATATGTGCATAAGGAGTGATTGGATTATTAAGGAGTGACTGGTATCGCAACGGGGAGCTGTCAACACAGAATAACCCATGTGAGGATGCATAAAGGGTGATCCTGTGCTTTAAGAGACATGCATTTCTTCcaagaaaatttatttctgctccAATATTTCTTCTGCCTACAGtcaatattttccttgtttaattaaaaattatgtcaatctcaagaaaaaaaataaattactcctCCATTTCGCCGGGGTTGTTTTAATGGGAAAGGCAGAATCTCAGTCAAGTTACTAGGAACCCATGACAGGAGGATTAACTCAATCAGGAACAAAGCTTTCATTACCAATGCTGCAAATGCTAAGTTTTCTTTTATGGGGAAGCATATCTGCCCAAGAAAAGTATGTTTTGTGTTGGGTTGTGGCgaataaagaaaaggaaaggatggTCAGCATTGAAATCCTCTTCTATGACCATGCAGAGCATAGCAAtgccagcagtggcagctgcagcttctgtgccTTCCTCATTCACTTCCACAAAAGCCTTGTGGACAACTTCAGAGAGGAAGAGGTCACATGCCCCTGACATTCCTGACAAGTCAGCCTTGCCACTGTCAAATACATCCAGCAAGCCCATAGCAGCTAAATCTGATTTAAGGTCATAGCTTTCTTCCAGCTTAAACTTTGGCAAACGCACGTGAACGTCAGCGGAATACAGATGCTCTGGACGTGTCCATTCCTGGAGCTTCTCTGAGGtaagctgcttttccatctaGAATTCAAAGGACAGAGATCATGACTTATCACCAGTGtagtatttcattttcagtaacATTTATGAGGTTTTATTTATAGAACACTATTTTAAAATGGTAAAGCAGCTATACAAAAGTGAACATACCCGTATCTTTGATAGCTAAATAGAGATcaaaaaaatactattaaaattaAGTGGAGTCAGTGCAGTTTTTACTTTACAAAGTAATGCAAAGTAATACTTTACAAAGACATTTCCTTCTCGCTGCAGTGTACAGAAGGGAAAAACTTGCACCGACAGCAACCCAGTCTTCTTACTGTTTAATCTACTTGAATGGAATTACCTAATTAAAAACAAGTAACAAAAATCATAATCAGAGAGCTCAAAGAAGCTGGCCGTTTAATGGAAAACAGTCTCACTACTTCAcagttaagaaaataaagactttcAAAGCTACTGAAAGAGAAGACACATGAACACAAGCTAAAAAATCAGAACACAACTTCTCTTCCTGATGCAGTACacccattttttctttattgctcTACTAGTAGAGAGTTGTCTAAAAATACACTTGATAGATCTGGTGCTCTGAGAACATGGGTTCATCAAGGCTTTAATTTTGAAAGGCTGAACTTAAGAACATTGAACAACTGCATTAGCTTAGATGGGTCACCTTCTGCAGTCCAGTGGAGTCCTCTTCAGTGTCATCAGGTAAGAGGATGATCATACTAAGTTCTCTTCCATCGTAAGGCAGCTCTAAAACACGGATCTTCTCCTCAGGGATGTAcccaaaattaaatttctttttctgatacATCATTTTTACTGTCCTTCTTTCATTCTGGATGGATAAAAGGCACCAAAAGTAACAGTTAAGGAAATACTCATTTGAAGAACTGATAGGAAACAATTAagttaaaactgcatttttgtaaACACTTTTCCTCCATTATAGAACTGCTTTTTTCAGACTTCTGACTCCCTGTTTAATAAGagtttcttctgaagaaataaCGTGTTTGTATTATTTGTCTCTCCTTTGGCTTCTATAGCACAGTCCTCACAGAAACTGAAACAGTTTCTTCAAATTGCTGTGcccaaaaatgaaaatgttaagcCAACAAACATCAACTCTGTTTAGCATAAAGCAGAAGATTGCATACAGTAACTTGTAAATCTAATAACATAAACATAATATAGAACAAGAAGATGGGGCTTAATCAAAATGTCGTCATTTTAATACTGCTTACCTAGCATCACAGACACAGTTCTTAGCTGATGATCTACTGCAGACAGAAATATCACTAAGTCCTAATCTATAGGTGAGAATTGTCCCTGATACTATTCCAGTAAGTGAGACAACAAATAGCTTgctgaatacagaaaaatactaaaatccataaaaaataattaaaatattcataaatgactttgtatttcttaattattttatctgtAAGCAAAGCTTCATGTTACTACCCATATTATCTGACCTCTCCATTACATGTATCCTACCAAGACATATCTGTATTACCTTATTTAACCGAAATGGTGCATCAGTGGTGTCAGCTTCTTGAAATTTCTCTGCCCAGTTCGCTTTGAAATAAATAGCATTCACCAGTACCAGCTTGGTCATGCTATCAACTGAGCCTTCAGACAGCAGATCAGGGATTTTGCCTTCagagacaacagaaaaaaagtcataacAAAATCATGTAATAAGTTGATGGCATATAAAACATACATAGAGAAATGGATACCacagaaatactaaaatataaaactaaTCTCTACCTGTAATAACATGTATTTCAATACCTGCCCCTCTACTTCACCATGCTTTTTAATAGTACACACCACTATAACTGTTGATATACAGTGATTTGTTGGAAATGTAATATTGTTAGTTTAAACTTTCACGTGCAACTCATCTACTTGTCATACAAGAACTACAGAACACCCACATTAAGGAACACtgaatttagaaatatatatacaaTATGGACCAGGACTGACTTAAACAAATTCTCCAGCTCATGAGTACAACTCCATGTTTAGGCATCTCTCCTGCACTCATGGtttgaacagaaaaacaaaatggaaaactcTCAGGACTCATGGAACTGTTTAAATGCCTTGCCTAGGTAATTTCTGGTTCTGTCCATGCATCAAATGAATATCCCAAGGCAGAATTAAGCTGTTGTAAAGACAGAAGAGAATAAAGCCCATTCCTGCTCCCAAGATACGAAACACTGCTGGTTATTAACAAAAAGGTAGTTTACCTTCAGTTTTCTCCTCGACCCACTGGTTAATTTCTTTCCTGGCTTTATCACAAGCCTGAAGGAAATCAACTGTAGCCAAATCAGCTCCATATAATTTCTGTGTATTAGTCAGGAAATCCTAGATTTTGGAATGATAAGAATAGCTTTCACTGCATGCAGGTAAGAAAACATCTAATTATGAGGTGGATAAAGTGTACGAGATTGTCACCTGCTCTGAGGTGGGGCTCTAACAGTGTTGCGTGGGGGTTTCTGAAGTTAACAGGTTTTTTCCCCGCTCTTAGAGTAAGCCTCATAGTACACCAGCCATGTCTAGAGCTGATGGGATGCGCAATATTTACCTATCATTCTCCTGAAACAGGCTCCTGTGCTCAAGCACAGCTAGGATAAAAGAAAACTCTCCAAAATAGCTGAAGGGGGGACAAAAATATCAACTTATGTGCACACAAAGTTATAATTCACTGGTGAAGAGGCATGTTGTTAAAACATATTGGATATGCCCTCCCAAATACataacattttccaaaatatttaagtgATGTGGTACTACTCCAATGAAAATCCTAAAAAGCTGATTGcaacaggaacagaaatggCTGCAACCTAAAAAGCTGGTTGCAACAGAGTGGGATGTTATGATAGTCACTGTAAGTTAAGAACATAGACGAACAATTCTTCTCTTGAGGCCAAGCACAGCAGAAgtgaacaagaaaagaaaagggtttGCTGTGTTATACCCTTTAGCTGAGAGGCACAGATACCCACAGCTATGGAAATGCACAGGGCAAGTATGAAATACTCTTGTCAACTGCCCAGTAATGTTTAGAAATACGGCTGGCAATAGTTCTACTTCATAAATACTCAAGTAGCTGCATTTTCCCCCCAGGTGCCACCACGTGCCATCCTGATGTGCACCACTGTACCGGCAGAAAGCTGTAGGACTTCTCTCCAAAGAGCCGGCTGGCCAGCCGCAAGAGATAGGGAGCATTGCTTCTGTTTATATCCATAGCCAGAGCCTGGAATCTTGAATGAACACCTTCAACTTTGTCAAGATGAAGtgtctgaaataaaagaaatgaacTAGCTGCTGTTAATATTGCCTTAAAAGAACATAGGgtgtctctgcagggcaggtctcatgcagcagggcaggatccAGTAGGTAggctgaagaaagagaaaggaaaaggctggaagCTGCTTAGAGACTTCTGTAAATCTCAAAGAATGAATCAAACTGTCCCTGGGTGCTACGCTGCCCCTGTCAGCCACCTGTATTGTGCTCCTGGTTTGTACACGATCACAGATGAAGCTCCTGATCACAACCCTTCTTGATCACAACTCTTCGGGGATGTAcccaaaatttaatttctgataCATCATTTTCACTGTCTTTCTTTCATTCTGGAGACATAAAAGGTACCAAAAGTAACAGTCCTGTCTGCATTTCTGTGGGCCTCTCCTCTGTGGGCCACTGGACCCAAGAACTCATTCCCAGGTGAGGAATCAAAAAGACATGATGCCATGGAGACTCCTTTGCTTTCTTGGTTCCCCCTTTGGCCCAAGGGAACCTGGGGTTGTATATTTTCAGAATATACAATCTACTAACACAGGTGAGGTATTAAGAAAACTTAGAGCAAGAatcttttataattttatgaaaatataattccataaatacatatatactCCATAGATACTtttttacatataaatatatatgtattaagaAAGTATTAGCTTTAAATCAAACACATTTCTGCAATTTCTCTTTACCAGTACCTCCTTTTCCAGAGGCAAGCTGGCTGGCCAAGGCTTATAGATACGACAGCAGAAGCTGCCAGACCTCATAGACAGGGAAGGCTACACCAAAGAAGGAACATTCACACTCAAACTTAACCCATGCATTTCCCAGTAGGGAAGACTGCTGTGAAGCAGTCATTGGATTCAAAGGAAAgccttccctttctctcactGGGTTTTTGCTCAGGCCTTGCTGACCACCTCAGTGCAAGCTGTGCTGCACAGATGAATGGCTGAGCAGGAACATCACGGAGGCAACCTTACAATAGCATCGTGATCCCGGAAACAAATTTCTCTGTGCTTGCAAATAGCTCTCGACAGTTACTAATTGCTGCCTCTTTAATTAGCACTGTGTTCATAAGTGAAGTACTATGGTACAGGAACACGTCCTGCTGAGGGTGACTGTGTTGAAAGACATTTATTTCCCCCCCCAAGTTGATTTTGCATGATTTCTGCTGTCAGTAGGTTTATCCTAGGTGGGGCTGTCAGTCTGATTACATGAAATATGTTCAAAGTCTGTTTGAACAAGTAGTGGGAAAGTAATTTTATTGAGTAAGCACAGCAACACTCAACAGTATAAAAGAGTTCCTCCTAAAGTCCAGAATACAAAGGTGAAATTGTTCATAGGCAAGCTCACAATGATGACTGCAAGGAGCAGACTCATACGCCCTTTTACAGGCGGTAGCCTGGTGAGGGTGCAAAAATAACAATGACTGAGTCCCTTCCATGACAGAGGTTTCAGGGGAAAATGGCACACTCCTATATGCACCATTTTTGCAATTTGTAAggagtttttttttaaactgtcctGCTCAACCTAAGGCTATGATAAGGATAACCATGCAGGCTGAGCTCCTTCAAGATACCTGAGTGCCTGGCTGATAGTAAGAGATGGATACTTAGGTAGCATCACCATGTATCATCATAATTGTTACACTTAATATCTATAATACCATCGATTTTttacaaaacacacagaattaCTAACAATGAGCACACCATTGGTGATCTTGTGTTATGAAGTAATAGTTTGTCAAAATGTCTCATGAAAACTCACAAAGCCTTGCTGCTGGAAATTATGATCAATTTGAAAGGAGACTGACTAATGCAATTCGTTTTCTCCTTCAAGAATTAACAAGGGAAATTAAATGAGCAACAAAGGCCATAAAAAATACAGGCAGAGGGCTTTGGAGCAGGGTAGGCAGAGGGTGATTAACTGCAGAGTGTGAGGAAGACTCAGTGTGCATGAAGAAATCCTGTCCTGATCGCATAAAAATACCCTCATTTCATCTTTCCTCTTCTAAAACACAaccattttaaatgtaaataaaatattaaattaatgaCCCTTTTATTTTACTAACCTTCAACACCTGGGCTTCTGTGTTACCTTTGGCCCCTAAAAGGACCAtggccagagcagcagagatactgacaggagaaaagaagacaTTTCCTGTTGGGTTGGCCTCACTAAACCTTCTGAGCAGATCAAGTGCAAATCTGCTGTTGGCAGTAGACAGGTTCTCCATGGTtatagctgaaaaataaaacatttgataAGGACCTGGGAAACAATCTTCAAACATCTTGTCTAACCTTGTGTGACTCACACAGTAAAGACTGGATTAAACTGGATGCAGCTGCTTACAGAAACAGCAAGAATATCATTATCAGTACAccttattcttttaaaaaaaaaaaaacagtcacATTGAAAAAGCAGGGGATTTTCTCCATGGTAATTGTATATTCCAACCTTCTTTATCATACTAACTTTaaagacattatttttaaaaaaattcctgcctGCAGGTCTGAAATTGGAACTATATGTGCTGGTAAGACTGCAAAAGTCCCTCAGCCTCACAGACCCAGGACCCATCAGGGTTCTCCTTCTGCAgcattccctctgctcctctaCCTGCATCCTGCACACAGGACATTCAAAATATCTGCTCAGGGACACTCAGACGCCTCTCAACAACCTGCCCGTCTTCATGGCACAAACCCCATGTCCCTGAGCTGTGTCAACCCCGCCAAAGACTTGGGTACTCGCTGACTTTCAGCAGCGGAGGGTACGGCTGTCCCCCGCCTGCGCCGCCGAGAGCACTGGAGCTGCCTGCCTGCCGCATCCGGGACCATCGGGACACGGGCGGGAGCCCGGGGCTCTGGGAGCGGCGGGTGACCCACCGACCGGCGAGGACACAAGCGAAGCGCAGAACAGGCAAAGCCTCAGGGCTGACACGGAGCAGCGATGCATTTTGGGGAGATGCTCAAGAGCAGGCCCTTGGAGAAGGGTGAAAGGTGCAAGGGCCGGGTCAGGCACAAAACCCCACCCAAGGGCAGTGGCGGTACCGCAGGATGCTGTGCAACCTGCCTGCTCGCCCAGCTCAGATTCCggctgctctgtgcttgctTGCAGCCGGactcttgtttttttcttctccgGAGCCAGCTGAGTGGAGGAGTTTACACCAAAATTTGGGTGTTTCCTGCACAGTCTTTCTACAGCAATTGCAAAATACCACTATGGGCTTCCTCCGTGCCAGACAGATAAACACCCGGCAGCTTTGCGACGTTCTTATCGAGCTATAGGCTAAAGAAAGCCCACCAACATCCCTAAAAATATCCAAACCCAAGCCCCGAGGCGTGCTTTCACTTTCGCTTAC carries:
- the SERPINB1 gene encoding leukocyte elastase inhibitor, which codes for MENLSTANSRFALDLLRRFSEANPTGNVFFSPVSISAALAMVLLGAKGNTEAQVLKTLHLDKVEGVHSRFQALAMDINRSNAPYLLRLASRLFGEKSYSFLPDFLTNTQKLYGADLATVDFLQACDKARKEINQWVEEKTEGKIPDLLSEGSVDSMTKLVLVNAIYFKANWAEKFQEADTTDAPFRLNKNERRTVKMMYQKKKFNFGYIPEEKIRVLELPYDGRELSMIILLPDDTEEDSTGLQKMEKQLTSEKLQEWTRPEHLYSADVHVRLPKFKLEESYDLKSDLAAMGLLDVFDSGKADLSGMSGACDLFLSEVVHKAFVEVNEEGTEAAAATAGIAMLCMVIEEDFNADHPFLFFIRHNPTQNILFLGRYASP